TCTCTTCAAAGGCAAGCTTTCTGAAATTGAAGGAATTGGTAAAGAACAGCTTGGCCTCGTAAATCAGAATGCTGATCATCTCATCCAGACGGAAGTTTTCCAGGCCTTTGTAGTTTTCTCTCCAGAACGAAGGAATGGCTGTGGGGCCGATTTTGATGCTACCATCCACTGTTTTGGTGAAATGAACGCCGAGAAAAGGATTCGCCAGGTTGGGAACCGGATATATGTTTGTAACCACATCGGTTTTGTTTTTGGCGTACTTCAGGTAAATCCCCTTGAAAGGGATAATCGTGTACTTCTTGCCGAAGCCCAGGCCATGGGCAATCCGGTCAGCGTAGAGACCGGCGGCGTTGATCAGGTAACGGCAACCGATGGGACCGCTGTCGCAGTGAACAACGCCTCCGTTAAAGCGCTCGTACTTGGTGCTGTAGCGCATGTCGATGCCCATGCCGGCATTGTCCGCTTTGATCGCCTGGCAGACTTCGATAGGATCGACAGATGCCGTGGACGGGGAGTAGAGCGCCTTTTGATAGGTCCTTACGTTAGGATCGAGGCGCTGAACCTCCTCCTCCTCCATCCAAAGGAGTTCGACGCCGTTTCGTTCAGCCCGCCGCTTCAACTCTTCAAGGCCTTTTAATTCCTCTTCATCGGTGGCTACGACGATCTTCCCACAGCGATTGATCTGAATTCCTTTTTTCTCGCAGTAGTCCCGCATGGCGCGGTTGCCGTCGCGGGTAAATCTGGCCTTCAGACTGTCCGCCGTATAGTAAAAACCCGCGTGCAACACGCCGCTGTTTCGACCGCTGGAGTGATAGGCCACATCAGGTTCCTTCTCGATCATACAGACGGAACATTCTTTCCATCGGGACTTCAATTCCCGCGCTATTGTTAACCCGATAATGCCGGCGCCAACAACAACATAATCATACCGCTTCATTCCATCGCCTCATCGTCTGAATCTCACCCTGGAATATCGAAGTTCGCCCAGAAGGACCCTGATGGATTCTGATAGAGTTGAATCATGGCCCGGGCAATGGCCTCGGGGTTGTGCCACCGATGGGCGAAACGCTTTGACCGGCGCCCCAATTCGCGCAGTCGTTCCCTGTCCTCAACAAGGGCAACAAGCACATCTGTGATCGTATCGGGATTCGCATTGATCACCGGGAGCTCTTCCCGCATCTTTTCCGGAATAAAAGGCAGGTCACTCTCTCGGATATACGCCACAACGGGAATCCCCATTTGCATCACTTCCACCGATAGGCCGCCGTACCAGCCGCACAACAGTTGATCTACGACGAGATCCGCTTTTTCGTACACCTGGAGCGCCTCGCGGTGGGACATGTTTTCTACGATAATGCATTCTACAGGGTAGTGCTTTTGTAATGTGGCAAAGGCCTCTAATACATACTTTGTTCCCTTCACATGCCGATCGGTAGGCGCATGGACGATGACCATGGGAGCGTCGTCCCTCTTTTCCCGTTTGCTTCGTCCCCTTTGCTGGCAAAGGCAATAGGGCAAGAATTCGGCGCCGGGAACATGGCGCAACTGGTCGGGGTTCAAGCAAAACACATGGGCGCAGTGTTTTAGGATCAGTGAAATATTCTTTTGTTTTATTCGATCCAGTCTTTCATCACACTGCGGATTTTGGCAATGCTGACGATCACAAGCAGAAATCGGGTTGCTTGACAGGGTTGCCATGCGCAGGCGGGCATCACAACCCTGGAAGGTCATGACACATTTTTTCCCAAGACGGTTCAACAAGGGCAGGTCCAGGTAGTCAAGGGGGGTGTTTCGGGTCGTCGGGGGAAAAAAGGTCTTGCCAAAATAGAAATGGAATAGGTCAAAACGGTGAAGGGCCTTGCTCGCGTAGACCGCCATCGCCAGACGGCGGTGGATTCCCGAGGCCGGGGATGTGCCAAAGGAATAGCTCTCGTCCACTTCCTGCGCGTAAATTGTAGGAAAAAAGTCGACGACGCGGCTCTCCACGAGTCCCGGCGCGACTTTCCTTTCCATCTGCCCTAAAGACCAGGCATGATTCCCGATGTTGATTGGCCCGTGGAGCACCTTCAGCTTCTTCACCGCTTATTCTCCGAAGAGGGTCCTGCGCATGCCCTCAACAAAAGGGGTGAAGGGTACGTCCACCAACGAACGCAATAAGGTCGTGTCCGCGACCAAGTCCCCTTTGCGTTTCCCCTGGGCAATGCGGAGCAGAGGCTCG
Above is a window of Heliomicrobium undosum DNA encoding:
- a CDS encoding glycosyltransferase, which gives rise to MKKLKVLHGPINIGNHAWSLGQMERKVAPGLVESRVVDFFPTIYAQEVDESYSFGTSPASGIHRRLAMAVYASKALHRFDLFHFYFGKTFFPPTTRNTPLDYLDLPLLNRLGKKCVMTFQGCDARLRMATLSSNPISACDRQHCQNPQCDERLDRIKQKNISLILKHCAHVFCLNPDQLRHVPGAEFLPYCLCQQRGRSKREKRDDAPMVIVHAPTDRHVKGTKYVLEAFATLQKHYPVECIIVENMSHREALQVYEKADLVVDQLLCGWYGGLSVEVMQMGIPVVAYIRESDLPFIPEKMREELPVINANPDTITDVLVALVEDRERLRELGRRSKRFAHRWHNPEAIARAMIQLYQNPSGSFWANFDIPG
- the lhgO gene encoding L-2-hydroxyglutarate oxidase: MKRYDYVVVGAGIIGLTIARELKSRWKECSVCMIEKEPDVAYHSSGRNSGVLHAGFYYTADSLKARFTRDGNRAMRDYCEKKGIQINRCGKIVVATDEEELKGLEELKRRAERNGVELLWMEEEEVQRLDPNVRTYQKALYSPSTASVDPIEVCQAIKADNAGMGIDMRYSTKYERFNGGVVHCDSGPIGCRYLINAAGLYADRIAHGLGFGKKYTIIPFKGIYLKYAKNKTDVVTNIYPVPNLANPFLGVHFTKTVDGSIKIGPTAIPSFWRENYKGLENFRLDEMISILIYEAKLFFTNSFNFRKLAFEEMRKYDKSRLIQASLKMVKNVDAQGFGNFMRPGIRAQLLNRETLELVQDFVIEGDNRSLHVLNAVSPAFTCAFPFARHVVDQMETLNN